The genome window ATATATATATGTTTTTAAGCTTTTAAAAATCCCTTCCAAAACAATTCTTTGTCTTTTTTAGGTATTTTATAGTTTTAAATTCTTCAATCTCCTCGGTATGCTCTTCCAGTGCATTCTTTATTCTTCTCCATCTTTTTTTTGTAATTCAGCAAAGTATTTGAGTTTTTGTTCCACCATGTAATTTACAGTACCTTCAGGATATTCTCCCTTTTCATCCCTTTGTCCGGCAGGAATACCGGTCAGTATCTCTATGCCTTGGTCTACATCTTTTATAGTATAAATATGAAACATTTTATTTTGTACGGCTTCTATAACTTGATCAGCCAACATTAGATTTTTTATGTTTTGATGAGGAATTATCACTCCCTGTTTCCCGTTCAAACCTTTCCTTCTGCATACTTCAAAAAATCCCTCAATCTTTTGATTTACTCCTCCTATTGGTTGGATTTCACCTTTTTGATTTACCGAACCGGTAACAGCTATACATTGTTTTATCGGGATTTCTGCCAAACTGGACAGTATTGCATATAGCTCTGCGCTGGAAGCGCTATCTCCGTCCACCCCTCCGTATAGTTGTTCAAAACAGATATTAGCAGTTATGGAAAGAGGGTTTTTCCTAGCAAATCTCTCTCCTAGAAAACCGCTCAATATGAGAACACCCTTATCATGAATGCTTCCACTCATCTTTGTCTCTCTTTCAATGTTTATTATGCCATCCTGCCCGGAAAATACAGTGGCTGTTATTCTAGACGGTCTGCCAAAGGAAGAATCCCCCATGTTTATTACCGATAATCCGTTTACTTGACCTATCTTTTCTCCTTCTATATCCAATAATATTGTTTCTTCTTCAAGCATTTCATTTATCTTATCACGGTACATTGCAGATCTGTATCTCTTTTGCTGGATAGCCTTTTTTATATGTTTTTCCGATATAATATCGTCCCCTTCTATAGATGCCCACACATCTGCCTCATAAAGTATTTCTACAAGGTCGTTGAACTGAGTAGATAGTTTATCCTGATGTTCAGCTAGCCTTGAGCTATATTCGATTATTCTAGCCACCCCGCTTGCATCAACATGTTTTAAGTTTTCTTTATTACAATGATAGCTAATAAAGCCTAGTACATTTTTATAGTTATTAACATTTCTTTCCATGGTTATATCAAAATCCGCCTTGATTTTAAACAGCTTTTTGAAATCCTCTTCGTAGTTGTATAAAATATAGTAACTATATGAGTTTCCTATAAGAATAATTTTTATTTGTAATGGAATAGGTTCCGGCTTTAAACCGGATGCAGACAGGCCGCCGTATATCTCTCCTAGAGTTTCTATCGTCAATTTGTTTGATTTAAGTGCCTGTTTTAGTGCATGCCAACTATATGGGTTATTAAAAATATCATTCACATCCAATATCAGATATCCACCGTTAGCTTGATGTAAAAGCCCTGGTTTAATTTTGGTAAAATCCGTCCTTAAAGTTCCGAATTGATTTTGATACTCAAACTTACCCACCAAATTAGGAAATGTCGGATTGCATTCACATACCACAGGCGCACCTTCCAGACTGCTGCTATCTACGAGCAGATTTACATCGTATTTGTACATATAGCTTTCTTTGTCCATTTTGCTAATCACCAAAAGAGGGTT of Clostridia bacterium contains these proteins:
- a CDS encoding ATP-binding protein; protein product: MTLEQWELNKDQLKRWCSPEELEFETTEQIEPIENIIGQERAVSSMKFGLKVKKKGYNIYVTGNTGTGRTTYAQSIVQEQARQEKTPDDWCYVYNFDKPDQPIALSFPSGMGREFQKDMKKMIEVLKIDIPNTFEGEGYEKEKTEIMQEYQKKTGKLMDELNDKAKEQGFILKRSGGGFVTTPIIDGEQMSQKEYEQLDEQTKKEIEEKSNQLQVLIMEYIKKIKNVEKKIRSKIEILDKKVGLSAAEIHFDELKSKYKDCCRDDEKSQKVIQYLESVQEDILENIDKFLSDETDQDSNPLLVISKMDKESYMYKYDVNLLVDSSSLEGAPVVCECNPTFPNLVGKFEYQNQFGTLRTDFTKIKPGLLHQANGGYLILDVNDIFNNPYSWHALKQALKSNKLTIETLGEIYGGLSASGLKPEPIPLQIKIILIGNSYSYYILYNYEEDFKKLFKIKADFDITMERNVNNYKNVLGFISYHCNKENLKHVDASGVARIIEYSSRLAEHQDKLSTQFNDLVEILYEADVWASIEGDDIISEKHIKKAIQQKRYRSAMYRDKINEMLEEETILLDIEGEKIGQVNGLSVINMGDSSFGRPSRITATVFSGQDGIINIERETKMSGSIHDKGVLILSGFLGERFARKNPLSITANICFEQLYGGVDGDSASSAELYAILSSLAEIPIKQCIAVTGSVNQKGEIQPIGGVNQKIEGFFEVCRRKGLNGKQGVIIPHQNIKNLMLADQVIEAVQNKMFHIYTIKDVDQGIEILTGIPAGQRDEKGEYPEGTVNYMVEQKLKYFAELQKKDGEE